In one window of Opitutus sp. GAS368 DNA:
- a CDS encoding PTS sugar transporter subunit IIA translates to MRSVLTALQEGRLFELPDTGKPRSLTFLARILDANPNIEVGTDAIEEIQVREQECNTGIGLGVAVPHVRARRDEGELFCAIGWSAQGIDYGAQDGALVHLVFMYYIPGAQKNVYLKEISTLIKAVRKSGGMEPIAHAPDLNAVRNLLLDWVSMVAGEAGPEAVARMIKLDLKQAQAPSGQPVSPPAVATPAPAAPAPVVPLPPAAQVATFSVLIAPPATAFVLAHDAAWSTAMEKEGNLGPRLAAGTPFTVAGRQIFVTGASRYEGDRTLYYCVAVVTAV, encoded by the coding sequence ATGCGTAGTGTCCTCACCGCCCTGCAGGAAGGCCGGCTCTTCGAGCTGCCCGATACCGGAAAACCGCGCTCGCTGACGTTTCTCGCGCGCATTCTCGATGCCAACCCCAACATCGAGGTCGGCACCGATGCCATCGAGGAGATCCAGGTCCGGGAACAGGAATGCAACACCGGCATCGGCCTGGGCGTCGCCGTGCCCCACGTGCGCGCACGGCGCGACGAGGGCGAGCTCTTCTGCGCCATCGGCTGGTCGGCCCAGGGCATCGATTACGGCGCCCAGGACGGCGCGCTCGTCCACCTCGTGTTCATGTATTACATTCCGGGCGCGCAGAAGAATGTCTATCTGAAGGAAATCTCGACCCTGATCAAGGCCGTCCGCAAGAGCGGCGGCATGGAGCCCATCGCGCACGCGCCCGATCTTAACGCGGTGCGCAACCTGCTCCTCGACTGGGTCAGCATGGTCGCCGGCGAGGCCGGCCCCGAGGCGGTGGCCCGTATGATCAAGCTGGACCTGAAGCAGGCGCAGGCGCCTTCCGGTCAGCCCGTATCACCCCCGGCGGTCGCGACGCCCGCACCGGCGGCTCCGGCACCGGTCGTTCCGCTGCCGCCCGCGGCGCAGGTCGCCACTTTCAGCGTGCTGATCGCTCCGCCGGCCACGGCCTTCGTGCTGGCGCACGACGCGGCCTGGAGTACCGCGATGGAAAAAGAGGGCAATCTCGGTCCGCGCCTCGCGGCGGGCACGCCGTTTACCGTCGCCGGGCGCCAGATTTTCGTCACCGGCGCGTCC